The Acidobacteriota bacterium DNA segment GGATTCACGGACCGACTCCTTTACGCCAAAGATCGAATCTTGTTCTCCAATCCTGCTGACCGGGAAAGGCGAAACATGACCGTTCGTCTCAGCTACGACGAGGGAAAAAGTTGGCCGGTTGCCAAACAACTTCATGGGGGTCCCTCAGCCTATTCGTGCCTGACCGTTTTGTCGGACATGACGATCGGCTGCCTTTATGAGCGCGGTGATGAGACGCCATACGAAAAAATCACTTTCGCCCATTTCGATATCGAGTGGTTGACCAACGGCGAAGACAGCCTGTCCCCCAACTCTCCACCCGGGCGTTAAGTTGCGCTTGCCTACCGGGTCCAGTCACTCCTGTTGGATGGCGGCGCACCAGCCGGATCCTCGTCGTCAAACAGCGACATCTGCACGGCTCCGGACTCCACCAATTGACGGATGGCCGGCCCCCTCAGAGCGGTGATCCATTCCAGTCCCGAGGGCTGGACCTGCTCGCGGATCCGCGCCTGAGTCAGCATCCCCCGGTCCCCCAACAGGACCACCCGGGAGAGCCCGAAGCGGTGGCGCAGCTTCTCGACCACCGATCCCGCGGTGGCCGGGTCGGAGGTGTTGCCCTTGAAGACCTGGACGGCCAAAGGAAACAACAGTCAAGTACTTACAGGGGTACACCCTACGGAATACAATTCGAGACAAGACGCCTGAAATC contains these protein-coding regions:
- a CDS encoding transposase, which translates into the protein MFPLAVQVFKGNTSDPATAGSVVEKLRHRFGLSRVVLLGDRGMLTQARIREQVQPSGLEWITALRGPAIRQLVESGAVQMSLFDDEDPAGAPPSNRSDWTR